The Setaria viridis chromosome 9, Setaria_viridis_v4.0, whole genome shotgun sequence sequence CCCATTGTATGCTAGTGCTACTTGCCGTGAGCAAGCAAAGCTgattgattttcttttttgaggaaCAGCAATGTCGAGTGACGACTTCATTAATTTGCTTCTTGGcatttgccttttctttttaatttgcTCTCTCTTGTCACTCGTTATTGTAGATGCGGTTTTGCCAAGAAGCAGATAATTATTGTAATCCTAATTTACCATTAGGTTATATCACAAATTATCAATGTACTAATCTAGTGTGTTCACAACAAGTCCAGTGCGGAGGGCCTAGGTACCAAGTGCAACTGGGAAGAAGGGACGGCATGGTGTCACAAGCGTCCAGCGCGAGCATTCTGCCAGGCCCCAACGTCGACATCCCCACCGCCATCAGTCTATTCTCCAAGAAGAACCTCAACAGCTTCGACATGGCCATCCTCATGGGTACGCTGCCGCCTACGCTACGCTGCCATTTCTTAAATCTGACGACCTAATTAAGAAATAATGAAATATCACTACCGGTAGTTACTAGCCATTTATACTGCCTGCTGAAAGTTTTACCATGGCCCATGTGTCCTCCTCGACTACATCAAGACTGCGGTTTTACTAAGTTAGCCTCTTTTGACCTAGAACACAGCTAAGCTTATTGACTCAATGTGCATAGATCAAGAGGCTCAACACATGGAATGTCACGTAGATTAGTGTTGGCATACATAAAGTAACAGTTTAGTATATTATATTTAGATATATGCGTTAATTTATTGAGCTACTTGCAGGTCTTAACGTCATACTAACGTACTAGACATATCATATTTATTACGTTCTTTCCCCTTCCAATGTACCATCATGATGATCAGCCAGATTTGTATTTATATATGTGCTAAATCAGGTCGATAGAGATCTCAGACTGGCATTGGTAAGTGGGAAGAGTAAGAACTAAGAACCACACAAGCTTCCAGGCAGTGTAGGCACAATGCAAAAATAGCTAGCagtagtaaaaaaaatattcgGTGATCCACCTGTTTTTTTCTTGGAGAATTAATAATGCTGTTCTCCACCATAAAGAGTACATCTATCTCATATTAGCTAGCTTTCAAATTTATTTCCAGCTACATACTAGATTAGTTAGTGCCGAAAATTTTTCTTTACAAATCctgtttttcccttttctttctggCAGGCGCGCACACGGTGGGGGTGACACACTGCTCGGTGATCCACGACCGGCTCTACGACTTCAACGGCACGGGGTTGCCGGACCCGGGCATGGACCCGCTGTACGTCTGGATCCTGACGACGTTCGCGTGCCCCAAGGGCCAGGCCTTCGACAACATCGTCTACCTCGACGACCCCTCCAGCATCCTCCTCGTCGACAAGAGCTACTACGCGCAGATCATGAAGCGCCACGGCGTTCTCGCCGTCGACCAGGCACTGGGCGACCACAGCTCCACCGCGTGGATGGTCAACTTCCTGGCCACCACCGACTTCTTCCCCTCCATGTTCAGCTACGCGCTCAACAAGCTCGCCGCGCTCGACGTCCTCACCGGCACCGCCGGCGAGATCAGGAAAAACTGCCGGAGGACCAACTGATCGATCGATCTGGCAAATTACAATATACAAAAACTAGGTTAATGAATTAccagtagctagctagctagctagacgGGCAGCTGCTGCAAgaaacagagaaagaaagaaagaagaagagaagagcaTACATGGCGAAACGATTGGGAGCATTGTCGGTGATAGAAGAATGTGGTTTTACCATAGTTAATTGAGTAAAGATTCAATTTACTGGAGTAGCACAGGGCCATTTTTTTCGTTTGTGTACTTTGATTCTTTTGTACGTGGCTCGTATAAAAATAAACGTTCCATGCATGATGTAACAGTACACTACCTTGTCCTTTTTCCCCCCGGAAGAGGGCATATACAGCACTAGTTTATATTAGGATTTTCAAAGGAGAAATGTTTGGTGCATCAATAAAAGGAGAAACTGATTTTATTTTCTAGTGCTGCAATAAAAAGAGAAGAGAAATGCAAACTAAAAGGCTTCAGGCTTCAGGCTTCAGGCTTCCTCCCATCAGTTTCTAGTACTAGAAATGCAGCTGTGGGTTAGATTATTCTTTTGCGAGCTTAATTAAGGCCAAACAGTTAATAGGTCAAATGAGCACCTTGGAGAGAGCGTCAGCCAGCCTATATATGACAAAGCAGGGTAGAGTGCATCCCGAGAGGGTTTTGCCCCCTCTCCGGGATGCCGACGGGGCTCCCGTTTCGTGCAGCTCTGCTCTGGAATCTTCGGCCCTCACGGAAGATCAGGATATTTTCTTATTCCAAGTCGCTTTGAatcagccgccgcccgcggcatGGCATCCTGCTACAGTagcagcagcactgcagcagtattccctccgcctttgtacTTAGTACGTGTGGTGTGAgtataagggcctgtttggttatggatgcttatttataagttgcttatttgcttattgtagttgcttatttataagtctaggtgtttggtttgggttgcttatttgcaataaatgagaCTGCTATTGACACATTTGCCCCTGCCATCCCATTTCCCACTACCCCTACTAATTACCAGCTCCTTCCTTGGCTGGCGTCAGAAGAAGAGGGCAGCGGCCAagcgcgagcggcgggcgggcggcgggcgcagcggcggcggccggcgtggaggcgggcggcgggcgggcggcgggcgcggaggcggcgggcgcaacgggtggcgcggaggcggccgacggccggcgcagcggcggcggcgggcggaaccggcggTCTGAGTGGTGACGggatagaggagagagaaaggggagagaggagagagaatgagggtaggaggtgtaaaagtgccccataagcaactcaaaagttgcttatttgcttatgcataagcaacttataagcaagtctataagcaagagtgtttgggttataagcaacttatttgcttatttttaagttgcttatgaataagcaaccataaccaaacaggccctaagacaGCGAGATACGCTAATGATCTCCAGtattcatcttttttttctgcGTTGACCCCTTATTGAGTTTTCGGTTCTTAATAGTGCATGCGCTTCTGGCTAGTGACTTTTGCAACCCTCCAATCTCCGTAAGCCAGACAACAACCGTGCGGCTAGGACGTGTTTAGGACAGCTTCGCACCCAAACCATCTCGCCAAACACCTTCAGTTCCAACAATCTCAACTCCAGAAAAAATATGGATATAGAGGGTAACTCCTAGATTTTTCTGAAGCACCTTAAAGGGTACTCCGAAAATACAGGTTTCATACATTCTCTTGGAGTTGGatgaaaattacccaccaatggcATTGGTTACATACCtctttggcaaaacaaaaaaagctaccgttccgccccctcccctcccttccctcccaaCGCATCCGTTCCTGCTAGTGTTTGCCGGCCATATCGCGTCGGTGGACCACCGGTGGAACCAACACGGCGGCTACGACAACACCGACAGGCACCCCTACACCATAGCGGCTGGCGACAccggcgtcctcctccacgCCTCCCACTGGCCCTTCATCGGCTTCGACCTGGACCGCGACCCGCCGGGCATCCTCCTCCTGGCACGTGActtccttgccgccgccgagcccggcAAGGCGCTAGCCACCTCCGTCGTGCGCATCCCCGACCGCGCCCGCCCCTACCAGCCCGACATCTCCAACGTAAGGAACGTCGGCCTCATctttacaaggaggagtcctagtaggagtactcggtgTGAGTCCTaatcggattacaggggaatcctagtagtaGTCtgacttctttcttccttgcgggtactggggatctatccccatcAACCCCTGAGTGCTTCGTAGTCGAATGCAgtagtctttgagtacttttaagatactcgccgagtagtcttggtgctcttcgagtactttatctgactgaatcttcaaagtttctcaaagctgacatgaggctatggtgtgctcaaagccttgatcatcttgatattgtagtcttcatatatggagggcagcgaaagtcgcactccatatggagtagccccgagccttaggttgaatcatagAATCAAACTGAGgatcaaaatcttgaatcttcttctttcagcttatcagccccagagccttgaattgattgaaaaaatcaactcaaggatcttgaatcttcactcaagtcatcatccgagtagtcttgcggcgtccagcccccgagcttatgcgccaggtgagccgtaggagccacgtcgagtagttattggcgcttagcccttGAGCATGGAAGCTAGCGGAGCCACTGGAAGTAGgtccgagtactgattggcgcttagccctcgAGTTGGGAACTAGTCTGTGCCTTTGGAGGTACGTTTAGCATCTTGGAGCATCGTCGCCGGAGCTTGATCTGAAAGACAAGATGCATACATTGTGTAGCatttttgtagaatattgaaactactaaaatttattcaatgATCAATATGAAAGTTACGAGTCTAGCTCTTGTTtcggtcatactcttcccgagtagttagcctgttatgctTATGCTCTCAGTCTccgggtagccgttgccactgcgtgtgtgagaccTTTGTCTCATATACGCGTacgggcttaggcgtgacagatgcgcctgaggttttcacgagttaaggcgtgttctacccgagaagagtagtgaccttaagaaaagataaaaagtgagtagtcggcattgcgacaaaaagagcgTGATTGCGCAAAAGAGTTGCTGCCCTCCGACGAGTAGTCGACGAAGTGTAGCGCTAGAGGGT is a genomic window containing:
- the LOC117839618 gene encoding peroxidase 57, translated to MQPARPAALLAAVAVVVLASAASCRGQLANNYYAGKCGNASVETIIQDAVKARLAWDKRMVAGLLHLQFHDCFVDGCDASILLDGPNTEKTAVQNSGIFGYDFIDDVKTALENVCPGVVSCADIIIAATRDAVAMCGGPRYQVQLGRRDGMVSQASSASILPGPNVDIPTAISLFSKKNLNSFDMAILMGAHTVGVTHCSVIHDRLYDFNGTGLPDPGMDPLYVWILTTFACPKGQAFDNIVYLDDPSSILLVDKSYYAQIMKRHGVLAVDQALGDHSSTAWMVNFLATTDFFPSMFSYALNKLAALDVLTGTAGEIRKNCRRTN